One part of the Tunicatimonas pelagia genome encodes these proteins:
- a CDS encoding phosphoribosyl-AMP cyclohydrolase, translating to MNQLEEGTELLLQFEKRGGLLPVVVQEKYSGEVLMIGYANQEALQHSIKTRYATFWSTSRQELWTKGQTSGDRLRISDIRVDCDQDALLYQVVLEGEGVCHTKTNEGQTRKACFYRKIDFDHQSLLFDQ from the coding sequence ATGAATCAATTAGAAGAAGGAACCGAACTGTTACTTCAGTTTGAAAAACGCGGCGGACTGCTTCCGGTAGTAGTGCAAGAAAAGTACAGTGGAGAAGTGCTCATGATTGGTTACGCTAATCAGGAGGCCCTTCAACACTCTATTAAAACCCGCTATGCTACCTTTTGGAGTACTTCGCGGCAAGAACTCTGGACGAAGGGGCAAACGTCGGGTGATCGATTACGAATTAGTGATATTCGGGTTGATTGTGACCAAGATGCGTTATTGTATCAGGTTGTATTAGAAGGAGAAGGAGTTTGCCATACTAAAACTAATGAGGGTCAAACTCGTAAAGCTTGTTTTTACCGTAAAATAGATTTCGACCATCAATCGCTGCTCTTTGATCAGTAG
- the cysS gene encoding cysteine--tRNA ligase — translation MDQALYIKYPLSVVNSLTRKKELFKPINPPLVGMYLCGPTVYSDPHLGNIRSAVNFDIIFRYMSHLGYKVRYVRNITDVGHLEDDVEGTGEDKISKKARLEKVEPMEIVQLYTYRYHDALSSLNVLPPSIEPSATGHIVEQIEIIQSILEHGYAYEENGSIYFDLGKYTQEQEYGKLSGKVLEDLQSGSRQTEGLDEKRNPHDFALWKKANPEHIMRWNSPWGEGFPGWHLECTAMSTKYLGETFDIHGGGLDLQFPHHEAEVAQCYGAFHSHPANYWIHHNLITIDGQKMSKSKGNFITLEQLFTGGHSLLAQAYSPTTIRFFILQAHYRSPIDFSNDALQAAEKGLTRLLNAQETLGKLNHQPGSVDEKLDKEINQLCEQCYQEMSDDFNTAKLIAVLFDLGSKINGFYHQQLDLTTISAETFQRLKQTFQTFISEILGIQAEVSDDTQQKEGLIELLISIRNQARANKDFATSDQIRDQLKELGVQLKDEKSGNTTYSLTN, via the coding sequence ATGGATCAAGCATTATATATTAAATATCCACTATCTGTAGTCAATAGTCTGACTCGTAAAAAAGAGCTATTTAAGCCAATTAATCCCCCGCTAGTAGGTATGTACCTCTGCGGCCCTACCGTATACAGTGATCCGCATTTAGGCAATATTCGCTCGGCGGTAAACTTTGACATTATTTTTCGCTACATGTCCCACTTAGGCTACAAGGTTCGCTACGTTCGTAATATTACCGATGTGGGCCATTTAGAAGATGATGTAGAAGGAACAGGAGAAGACAAAATTTCTAAAAAAGCGCGTTTAGAAAAGGTGGAGCCAATGGAAATTGTCCAGCTCTACACGTATCGGTACCACGATGCCCTGAGTTCCCTTAATGTGTTGCCCCCAAGCATTGAGCCTAGTGCTACCGGACATATTGTTGAGCAGATAGAAATCATCCAGTCTATTTTGGAGCATGGCTACGCTTATGAGGAAAACGGTTCTATCTACTTTGATCTGGGAAAATATACCCAAGAACAGGAATACGGAAAACTATCTGGAAAGGTGTTGGAAGACTTACAATCGGGCAGCCGCCAAACCGAAGGCCTGGACGAAAAGCGCAACCCTCATGATTTTGCCCTATGGAAAAAGGCTAACCCTGAACACATTATGCGCTGGAACTCGCCCTGGGGCGAGGGTTTTCCGGGCTGGCATTTGGAATGTACTGCCATGAGCACCAAATACCTAGGTGAAACATTTGATATTCATGGTGGTGGGCTAGATTTACAGTTTCCTCACCACGAAGCAGAAGTAGCTCAGTGTTACGGGGCTTTCCATAGTCATCCGGCTAACTACTGGATTCATCATAACCTAATTACCATTGATGGGCAGAAGATGAGCAAATCGAAGGGTAATTTTATTACGCTGGAGCAATTATTTACGGGAGGCCATTCGCTATTGGCACAGGCTTACTCCCCCACTACCATTCGCTTCTTCATTCTACAAGCACACTACCGTAGCCCGATAGATTTCTCTAACGATGCTCTGCAAGCCGCTGAGAAAGGTCTGACTCGTCTGTTAAATGCTCAAGAAACGCTAGGTAAACTTAATCACCAGCCTGGGAGTGTAGATGAAAAACTGGATAAGGAAATAAACCAATTATGCGAGCAGTGCTACCAAGAGATGAGCGATGACTTCAACACGGCTAAGCTCATTGCGGTGCTATTCGACTTGGGTTCCAAAATCAATGGTTTCTACCACCAGCAGCTTGATTTAACAACGATTTCAGCCGAAACTTTCCAGCGCCTGAAGCAGACTTTCCAAACCTTTATTTCGGAAATACTCGGCATTCAGGCTGAGGTTTCAGATGATACTCAACAGAAGGAAGGCTTGATTGAATTACTAATTAGTATCCGTAATCAAGCTCGGGCTAATAAAGATTTTGCTACTTCGGATCAGATTCGCGATCAGCTAAAGGAACTGGGAGTGCAGTTAAAAGACGAAAAATCCGGTAACACTACCTACTCTCTAACAAACTAA
- the dcd gene encoding dCTP deaminase — MILSGKEIERLQGGEISIDPFSREQLNPNSYNLKLHNELLVYQNRVLDMKEDNPVEKVIIPDDGLILEPGRLYLGRTVERIRANFHVPLLEGRSSVGRLGILVHFTAGLGNIGSDGCWTLEIACVQPVRVYPDVEICQIYFQELRGDHIKYQSKKYHHSDIQPSLLFQELR, encoded by the coding sequence ATGATACTGTCAGGAAAAGAAATTGAGCGGTTACAGGGCGGCGAAATCAGTATTGACCCATTTTCACGGGAGCAGCTTAATCCGAACAGCTATAATCTGAAATTGCACAATGAGCTTTTGGTTTACCAGAACCGAGTGTTGGACATGAAAGAGGATAATCCGGTTGAGAAAGTTATCATTCCGGATGATGGCTTAATTCTGGAGCCAGGGCGACTTTACTTAGGACGAACAGTAGAGCGTATTCGGGCGAACTTCCATGTTCCACTCTTAGAAGGCCGGTCTTCTGTGGGTAGGTTGGGAATACTGGTACATTTCACCGCGGGCTTAGGAAATATCGGTTCCGATGGGTGCTGGACATTGGAAATTGCGTGTGTGCAGCCGGTTCGGGTCTACCCCGATGTAGAAATTTGTCAGATTTACTTTCAGGAACTACGGGGCGATCATATAAAATACCAAAGTAAGAAATACCACCATTCGGATATTCAACCTAGTTTACTTTTTCAGGAGTTACGTTAG
- the yidD gene encoding membrane protein insertion efficiency factor YidD translates to MLIYLAKGLIRFYQYAISPLLGNNCRHAPSCSQYTLEAIQEWGFLKGSWLGIKRIARCHPWGTHGYDPVPKRNEPSQK, encoded by the coding sequence ATGCTTATCTACCTAGCCAAAGGACTTATTCGCTTCTACCAGTACGCTATTTCTCCGCTATTGGGTAATAACTGCCGTCACGCACCTAGCTGTTCTCAGTATACATTAGAGGCCATTCAAGAATGGGGCTTTTTAAAAGGAAGCTGGCTCGGTATCAAGCGAATTGCGCGTTGTCATCCCTGGGGCACCCACGGTTACGATCCGGTGCCTAAACGAAACGAGCCTAGCCAAAAGTAG